The Scomber japonicus isolate fScoJap1 chromosome 8, fScoJap1.pri, whole genome shotgun sequence genome has a segment encoding these proteins:
- the lrit3a gene encoding leucine-rich repeat, immunoglobulin-like domain and transmembrane domain-containing protein 3a: MHLLLYVHVLLCCLSMAHPFCPSQCTCVFHGRTDGAGSRSVLCNDPDMSDVPVNVPVDTVKLRIEKTVVRRIPTEAFYYLAELRYLWITYNSISSVDSAGFYNLKVLHELRLDGNMISMFPWESLKETPMLRTLDLHNNRLTNVPNEAIQYLFNITYLDLSSNKLATLPSDLMDIWPPFNGAPITTNDSKVVLGIQDNPWFCDCKISKLIEISKMTNTPVVLMDLFLTCSGPENLAGVPFQRAELENCVKPTVMTSATKITSPLGSNVLLRCDTTGYPTPNLYWAKTDGSPVNNTVQESPGDGIRWSIMSLHGILYKDSGNYSCKAKNDAGSAEATISLMIAGGMTTIPPLKPTTGTGQTSQGTTSTPLTDISSMPVTTTVLPRTSTTLSSAPKTPKTTPSNGLQRGSLKPSKSQQGGNGRKLAADEKSKKTDVSKSVKDLKIVEETADTAVLLWTADGVPNESPLTVVYSPYDEDDSKMTVETNAGSGKMLLEGLSSGMRYSVCLIAKGSTAGKDPCTDFYTLDNVEDGGQNQLFMIISAIACALILPLIALLIYKILALYCKGRSTALDEEELEKESYVKFETISMKQRTLNSHPTELWARRPTHDSERMLLCSRSSIDSQMTFKSDNSCRSEYLC, translated from the exons ATGCATCTACTTCTCTATGTGCATGTATTACTATGTTGCCTAAGTATGGCTCATCCCTTCTGTCCATCCCAATGCACCTGTGTCTTCCATGGACGTACCGATGGCGCGGGAAGCAG ATCTGTACTCTGCAATGACCCAGACATGTCTGATGTTCCTGTCAACGTCCCTGTGGACACAGTAAAACTTCGTATTGAGAAAACTGTTGTACGGCGAATCCCAACAGAAGCCTTTTACTACTTGGCGGAGCTACGATACTTGTGGATTACTTACAATTCCATATCATCAGTGGATTCTGCAGGTTTCTACAATCTCAAAGTGCTCCATGAGTTGAGGTTGGATGGAAATATGATCTCCATGTTCCCATGGGAGTCTCTAAAAGAGACGCCCATGCTAAGGACGTTGGATCTACACAACAACAGACTCACCAATGTTCCCAACGAGGCTATCCAGTACCTTTTCAACATCACCTATTTGGATCTATCCAGCAACAAATTAGCCACCCTGCCCTCTGATCTCATGGATATATGGCCCCCATTCAATGGAGCACCAATCACTACAAATGACTCCAAAGTTGTACTAG GCATCCAAGATAATCCCTGGTTCTGTGACTGTAAAATCTCTAAACTGATAGAGATATCCAAAATGACTAACACACCAGTGGTTTTGATGGACCTATTCCTGACCTGCAGTGGACCTGAGAATTTGGCCGGTGTCCCTTTTCAGCGTGCTGAACTTGAGAATTGTGTAAAGCCGACAGTTATGACTTCTGCAACCAAGATCACATCTCCTTTGGGCAGTAATGTTCTCCTGCGATGTGATACCACAGGATACCCAACACCAAATCTCTACTGGGCTAAGACAGATGGCTCACCTGTCAACAACACAG TCCAGGAGTCGCCTGGGGATGGCATCAGATGGTCCATCATGAGTTTGCATGGAATATTGTACAAGGACTCTGGGAACTACAGTTGCAAAGCTAAGAATGATGCTGGCAGTGCAGAAGCAACCATTTCCCTCATGATTGCTGGTGGCATGACCACCATCCCACCACTGAAGCCTACCACTGGAACTGGACAAACCAGCCAAGGCACTACATCTACTCCCCTAACAGACATTTCCAGCATGCCTGTCACAACCACGGTCCTTccaagaacatcaacaacactatCTTCTGCCCCTAAGACGCCGAAAACTACTCCCAGCAACGGTCTACAGAGAGGTTCCTTGAAACCTTCAAAGAGCCAACAAGGAGGTAATGGGAGAAAGCTTGCAGCAGatgaaaaaagcaagaaaactgATGTCTCAAAGTCTGTCAAAGACCTAAAGATTGTAGAAGAAACAGCTGACACTGCAGTGTTGCTCTGGACAGCAGATGGGGTACCAAATGAATCTCCACTCACAGTTGTATATTCCCCTTATGATGAGGATGACAGCAAAATGACAGTGGAGACTAATGCTGGTAGTGGAAAAATGTTGCTAGAGGGACTATCGTCTGGGATGAGGTACTCAGTTTGCCTCATAGCTAAGGGTAGTACAGCAGGTAAAGATCCTTGCACTGACTTCTACACACTGGATAATGTTGAGGATGGTGGGCAGAACCAGCTTTTCATGATCATAAGTGCCATTGCCTGTGCTTTGATTTTGCCTCTTATTGCCCTGTTGATTTATAAGATTCTCGCTCTCTACTGCAAGGGGCGCAGCACAGCTTTGGATGAAGAGGAGCTTGAAAAAGAGAGCTACGTCAAGTTTGAGACAATTTCAATGAAACAAAGGACCTTGAACTCTCACCCAACTGAGCTTTGGGCCAGGAGACCAACCCATGACTCAGAGCGAATGCTCTTGTGCTCCAGGTCAAGTATTGACTCCCAGATGACCTTTAAGAGTGATAACAGTTGCCGTTCTGAGTATCTCTGCTGA
- the gpm6aa gene encoding LOW QUALITY PROTEIN: glycoprotein M6Aa (The sequence of the model RefSeq protein was modified relative to this genomic sequence to represent the inferred CDS: deleted 1 base in 1 codon), which produces MPGWDPIPIPHSHHLLYAGVALFCGCGHEALSGTVTILQNYFEVVRSPVDALDIFTIIDIIKYVIYGIASAFFVYGILLMVEGFFTSGAIKDLYGDFKITTCGRCVSAWFIMLTYIFMLAWLGVTAFTSLPVFIYFNIWNICQNATVLEGTTLCLDPRQYGIVPIAEAKTVCAGSEKFYRMCDSNELDMTFHLFICALAGAGAAVIAMIHYLMVLSANWAYVKDACRMQKYEDIKSKEEQELHDIHSTRSKERLNAYT; this is translated from the exons ATGCCTGGGTGGGATCCCATACCCATCCCTCATAGCCACCAT TTGCTCTACGCGGGTGTGGCTCTGTTCTGCGGCTGTGGACATGAGGCACTGTCTGGCACCGTCACCATCCTCCAGAACTACTTTGAGGTGGTGCGGAGCCCTGTGGACGCACTGGACATCTTCACCAT AATTGACATTATCAAGTATGTGATCTACGGCATTGCTTCGGCTTTCTTCGTCTATGGGATCCTGCTGATGGTGGAGGGCTTTTTCACCAGTGGAGCCATTAAAGACCTGTATGGAGACTTCAAGATCACCACCTGTGGACGTTGTGTCAGCGCTTGG TTCATCATGCTGACATACATCTTCATGCTGGCTTGGCTTGGAGTCACAGCTTTCACCTCTCTCCCAGTCTTTATATATTTCAACATCTGGAATATTTGCCAAAACGCTACTGTGCTGGAGGGGACCACACTCTGCTTGGACCCACGCCAGTATG GTATTGTGCCAATTGCTGAGGCAAAAACTGTGTGTGCTGGATCAGAGAAGTTCTACAGGATGTGTGACTCCAATGAG CTGGACATGACATTCCACCTGTTCATCTGTGCCCTCGCTGGAGCAGGAGCTGCTGTTATTGCTATG ATCCATTACTTGATGGTGCTGTCGGCCAACTGGGCCTATGTGAAGGACGCCTGCCGGATGCAGAAATATGAGGACATCAAGTcgaaggaggagcaggagcttCACGACATCCACTCCACTCGCTCCAAGGAGCGTCTCAATGCCTACACATAA